Part of the Permianibacter fluminis genome, TTCACCCCACAATGCATGATGCATTTGCGCCGCAGGTTATGGCTCGTAACTTGATGGAGGCCTTGCTTGAGTCCAAGCATCAAGTAATTGCGCTTATGCCAAATTCAGATGCGGGAAGCGAAGAGGTTGCTGCATATCTTCAGGGGCTGCATGGACGTGGTAGCGTCAAGGTGATGAAGCATCTCGAACGCCATCGTTTCGTTTCAGCTATGTCAGTGGCTGATATTATGGTAGGCAATTCCAGTAGCGGAATCATTGAGGCCGCTTCTTTTGGAACTCCTGTCCTTAATGTTGGCTGTCGGCAGAATCTGCGTCAGCGTAATTCCAACGTTACTGATTGCGATGGTGATCGTTCCCGATTAAGCGCTGTGGTTGCTCAGATCAGCGGAAAGCGATTTTCGCGTACTAACTGCTATGGCGATGGAATGGCGGGCTCAAGAGTGGTCGATTTTTTATTGACTGCAGACTTTTCCCAAAATGTGGTTGATAAGTGCAATGCTTACTGACGACTCCTTGGTTATAGTTGGCGCCGGCGGTCACGGACGGGTAGTCGCAGACGCTCTGCTGTGTACGTCGCCTAGCTTTTCATTGTTTTTTGCCGATGACAATCCAGCTCTGCTTGGGCAGATGCTGCTCGGCATTCCCGTGGTCGGTCCGGTTCGTGGCATTTCACCACACGGCAAAAGGTATCATGTTGCGATTGGTGATAATTCCGTGCGGCGGCGTGTCCTTGATGGCATGCCGTCTGGTGTACAGGTGACCATCATCCATCCAAGGTCAGTTGTCTCAATGCACGCTGTCATTGGCGGTGGTACATTTTTGGCTGCTGGCAGCGTCATCGCTGCTGGCGCTTGCGTTGGACAGTTTACGATTATCAATCATTGCGCTGTAGTGGATCATGACTGTCGTATTGGCCGCTTTTGTCACATCGCTCCTTCGGTCACGCTTGGTGGTGGTGTTTCGGTTGGCGACGGAGTGTTTGTCGGAGCCGGAGCCGTCGTTTTGCCGAATCTGGTCATAGGCGAGAACGCAGTGATTGGCGCAGGTGCTGTGGTAACGAAAAGTGTGCCTGCCAACATTACCGTAGCAGGTGTGCCTGCACGGGAGTTCATGAGGGATGGTAAGTGATTCAGCACATTACGGTTAAACGCTCTGACACTATCCGGGACGCAATGCGGAGACTGGATGCTTCCGCTGCTGGCATTCTCTTGCTTGTACAGGATGATGGTCTGTTCGAGCGAACGGTTACTGACGGAGATCTACGGCGCCTGCTTTTGCAAGGGCATGAGCTCGGCGCGTTTTTGAGTGAGTTACCTAAGACCGCATCATTTACCTTAAAGGAAAATGAATACACAAAGGCAGATGCTTTGGCTTTGATGAATGCAAAAACCGTTAATCACGTTCCTATTATCGATTCAGCAGGGAATGCTGTTGGCTTGCTAAGCAGAAAGGATGTTGATGAGTATGTTTTGCTCTCAACTCCACATATGGGCGATGCTGAGCGTGAGTTTGTCGAGGAAGCGTTTCGAACCAACTGGATCGCGCCACTGGGTCCGAATGTGGATGCATTTGAGCGTGAGTTGGCAGATTGGGTCGGTATTCGGCATGCTGCTGCGGTGAGTTCGGGAACCGCAGCCATTCATTTGGCACTGCGATTGCTGGACGTAGGGCAGGGGGATATCGTTTTTTGTTCTGCGCTCACCTTTGTTGCGACAGCCAATCCCATTGTTTACCAAGGGGCTGAGCCGGTTTTTATCGACTCCGATCCGGATAGCTGGAATATGTCTCCTGTCGCACTTGAGTCGGCGCTGAAACAGGCTCGTGCGTCAGGTCGTCTACCGAAGGCGGTCATCATTGTAAACCTGTATGGCCAGAGTGCCGACATGGATCCGCTGCTTTCGCTATGTGACCAATATGGCGTTCCGGTTATCGAGGACGCAGCAGAGTCGCTTGGTGCAACTTACAAACAGCGGGCGAGTGGAACGTTTGGCCGAATCGGTATTTTTTCATTCAATGGCAACAAAATCATTACTACATCAGGTGGTGGAATGCTGGTGTCGGATGACGAGTCTTTGGTGAAGAAGGCGCGTTTTCTAGCTACTCAAGCTAGGGAGCCGGTACCGCATTACGAGCATCAAACGGTTGGTTACAATTACAGAATGAGCAACTTGCTCGCTGGCGTCGGCCGTGGCCAACTGAAAGTACTTTCCGACAGGGTTTCCGCCAGACGTCAGGTTTTTGAACGTTATCGCGAAGCGCTGGCTGATTTGCCTGCTATTGAGTGGATGCCGGAGCCGGCTTGGAGTCTTTCGAATCGATGGCTGACTACTGGAACCGTCCAGTCTCGGTATACAGATGTCAGTGCATTGGAGTTCATCAAGCGCCTCGCAGCTGAGCTTATAGAGGCGAGGCCTGTTTGGAAACCAATGCAGCTTCAGCCGGTCTTCTCCGGTTGTAGATATTTCTGCCACGAAAATGAGTCGGTTTCCGCTCGGCTATTCGAAACGGGTTTTTGTTTGCCTTCAGGGTCAAACATGACGGAACGGCAACAATGTAGGGTCATTGAAGCAGTTAGAAAGATTTTGGCATAGTCAAAATCTCTCGAAAGCGTTCAAAATTCTGTGCCAGCCTGACCGGTTAGATACTCAGTGGTGAATCTAATCGGCTCTCAAAGTAGGTCGTCAACTGCGACAGTGTCAAATTCCAGTTATGGACGGGCACCTTCCAATTTGCCTGGCTTGGTCGGAATATTGAGTGGATGAATTTCGTAACTGACCAAAGAATTTTAAATGTTTGTCGGAATGCTGTGTTTTCAGAAAGTGTAGGACAGTCGCACTGAGGCCCATTTAAGGTCATCTTTTGTTGAGCGACCTTCATCTGTTGGCACATCGGTACTGACATCAACATCTGAGGCTGTCAGCTCAGCCGCCACAATCCACTCGCTGCTTAGTCGATACTTCAGTCCGAAGCCGTAGCCATATCCGTACGAGGGTTGCTCGCGAAAGTAGCGTGCAATGCCGCCATGAAAACTGAAGGCCAAGTTGTTTGAGAGACGATAATCCAGATCGGCAAGGCGCCACATCAGGACGTTTTCAGAGCCGCCCCAGTTGGTAGCTTCTTCAATTAGCCATTCGACACTGGTTCCAAGTTGCCAGCTGCTGTTGACCGGTCGATAAATGCGGAGGTAGACATTAGGTCTGAGGTCTTGCTCGGCGTCCTTCCCACCGTTCCGCGTACGCAGAACGCTTGCGCCAAGCCCCAGTTCGGTATTCCAGTCGTCTGCATAGCTGTAACAGGGCAGCAGCATTGCGCTCAAGACCAATGCGATTCTCAATGCGCGTTTCCTCATTACCATTGCACCGCAATTTCGGCCCGGCGGAAGGTTTCGTCGTATACAGATCTTCCGGCAAGCAGGTTCAGGTTTAGTCGAAAGCCGGCAATCATCACCGAATAACGCAGACCAAGCTCTTTCCCGACGTGATAATCGAAACCGGCGTAGCTCGCATTTTCGATCTGGCGGTAGGCAATTTCCAGCCGGCTTTCTGCGTCCGTTTGCCAACCGATTGACACGCTTTGCGCGGTAGCGCCCGCACTGCTGCCAAACTCCCGTTCATTGGCTCCCCAGTGCCCCATAACTACGCCATCATTCGTGTAGCCGTTTTGATATATATGGTGGAAATACCAATAATTCTGCCACTGGCTGAACTCGTAGTTGAATGACCAGTTGCCATCGAACAGAAACGGAAAATAGAACCCACCTGAAACGGCCAGGTTGCCAAGCTTTGTGTTCGACAGGGCGGCGGTGTCTTCCGCTGCATACTCAAAGTAGATGGCGAAAGGTGTGTTACCTGAGAAGTTCATCCGGTTGGAAATGGCGGCTTGTTGATTGCCAAGTTCACAGTTATTGGGGTCATCTTCGGGGCAATCTGTTGGGTTGTCATTGCTGACAGGATCGATGAAGGCATCCCAAATACTGCCGGCATCCACTTTTCGCGAGCCACCACCAAATTGCATGGTTCGCGTGAGTCCGATGGTCCAGCCATCCACGGGTTCGAAGCTGAGGTGAGTGCCCAACAAAGCCGGGCGACCGGATTCGAGCTGATCACCGTAGCGAATGTTTTCGGTTTCCTCCAGTCGGGAAACGAACACCTCGTAGTGCAAGTTCCACCAATTGTCAAAGGGGAGTGGGTTGCTGAGGCCAATCGAAACCGATGGCCGCGCGTTGGTCGACAGCAGCATGGCGGATTGCTGAAACGGCGACAGCCAGTGTTCCCGATACCCGACATCCAGCTGGATGCTGTCATTGCCCAGTGCGAGGTAGCTTTCTACCGGTAAGGTGTCGTCAGGGTTGTCCCGAGTCAGGCCGCCGACTGAGAGGGCGAGCCAACCGGGGCCAACATATTGTGCGTTTGCGGATGCCCGAAACTGCGAGTCCAGGAATTCGCCGCGGGCATTGGCGAGCCGTTGTCCCGTGGCATCACCGCGCTCTAGTGCGGCAGTCACTTCGGCGCGGGCCAGCCCGGTTTCACTGTAACGGCGCAAGCCATCGGCGATTTGCTTGGCGAGGCCAGGGTAGCGAGCAGACAGGCGCGGCAGGTAATGCTGCACTTCACTGACGACGTACGGACGACGCATGGTCGGCAGGTTGCTGACCACTGCCATCTGGGCAATGCGGCCGTTGAGGTAATCGTCTTGCAGGGAAACATAGAGGCTGACGTCGCCGGCGTTTGCCGAGAAGCCGGTCAGCGTCGCAACCCCCGTCAGGATGGCGACCATACCGCCGCGCATGCTGGTCAGTCCTTTGCTGCCACCCTTGGCGTAGGTCCCTGTTGTCCGTGTCATCGCGCGTCAGAAATTATTACATCAGGCATGTTGGTCGATGTTATCACAGCCTTTCCGGTTTTCACGTCTGCCGGTCAGCCACCTGATTTTGTGCGGTACTTCCGTTCGTACACTTCTGCACAGATTGCTTTTTGGTTTGCCTGCTACACTTTTTGGGTCCCGGGACCGTCACGGAGTTGATGGCGCCAGGCTCCCGCGCGTGTTGGGTGGGGCCGCACCGTCTCGGGAGTCAACGTTTGACTATGTAAAGCGTTATGACGGGTGATGTGCGCCGTTCTGGCCGCGTTCATTGGCAACCAAATGGGATTTGAAATGCCGTATCGAACAGTCGTGGGTTCGTTATTGTCGTTCTTTTTTTCAGCGCCGCGTGCCGTCAAGCGATTGATCGAAATCGCTTTGGATGTCGTGCTGATTCCGCTGGCCATTCTCGGCGCCTGGCTGCTGCGCTCCAGCAGCCAAATGCATCTTGATCTCAACGACCCTGCGGTCTGGGCCACGCTTGCCGGCACTGTCATCGGCACCGTCATTGTTTTTGCCCGTATCGGGCTTTATCGGGCGGTGTTGCGTTACCTCAGCTCAAAGGTGTGGCTGACGGTGGCGGTCGGCGTGCTTTGTTCCGCGTTGATGCTGGGGTTCTTTTCCTTTATCACCCGCACGCCAATGCCACGCTCGGTGCCAATTATTTACGCCCTTGTGGCGCTGTTACTGATTGGCAGTTCGCGCTTCTTGATTCGCGCCATCGTTCATGCCCATTCCCGGCCGATTCGTGAGTCGGTGGTGATCTATGGCGCCGGTGCTGCCGGTAGTCAGCTGGCTACCGCGCTGTCGGTGGGCCGGGAATATATGCCGGTTGCGTTTGTCGATGACGACCCGTCACTGCTCCATGCCGAGGTACAAGGCTTGACGGTCTATCCGCCGTCGGCAATGGCTGAACTCATCAAGCGTTATCAGGTTGATCGGGTATTGCTGGCGGTGCCGTCCCTTTCCAAAGCGCAGCGTCATCGCATTCTGCTGACGCTGGAGCAATTCCCGGTGCAGGTGCAAACCATTGCCGGCATGGCGGATCTGGTGAGCGGCAAAGCCAGAATTCAGGAATTGCATGACATCGAAATCGATGACTTGCTCGGCCGCGATCCGGTCAAGCCCATTGAAGGTCTGATGGCACGCTGCATCACCGGCCGCGTGGTGATGGTAACCGGGGCCGGTGGTTCAATTGGCTCCGAATTGTGCCGGCAAATCATGGCATGCGCGCCGAAGGAGCTGGTGCTGTTCGAGCGTAATGAGTTCGCCCTGTACAACATTGAGCAAGAGTTGCGGAAATGGTGTGAGAAGTGCAGTTGCCCAACCATTGTTCACGCCATGTTGGGCGATGTGCAGGAGCGGTCGTTGGTTGGCCGGGTGATGAAGCGGTTTCACGTCCAGACGGTGTATCACGCGGCGGCCTACAAGCACGTGCCGATTGTCGAGCTCAACATGGTGCAAGGTGTCCGCAACAATGTACTGGGAACCTGGCATACCGCTCAGGCCGCCATTGAATGCGGTGTCGAGACCTTTGTGCTCATTTCTACCGACAAGGCCGTGCGCTCCACCAATGTGATGGGTGCCAGCAAACGCATGGCCGAGCTCTGTCTGCAAGCGCTGGCCGATTCGCAAAAGAAAACCCGGATCTGCATGGTCCGGTTTGGCAATGTGCTCGGCTCATCCGGCTCGGTGGTGCCGCTGTTCAATGAGCAAATTCGCAAGGGTGGCCCGGTGACGGTGACCCATCCCGATGTCATTCGTTATTTCATGACCATACCGGAAGCGGCCCAGCTGGTAATTCAGGCCGGGGCAATGAGCAAAGGCGGCGACGTCTTTTTGCTGGATATGGGCGAACCGGTGCAAATCGCCGAGTTGGCCAAACGGATGATTCGGCTGATGGGTTTGACCGTGCAGGATGATGTCAATCCGGACGGTGATATCGCGATTCAGTACACCGGCTTACGGCCCGGTGAGAAACTGTTTGAAGAACTGCTGATTGGTGACAATGTCTCCGGCACCGAACATGCGCGCATCATGCGGGCAGAAGAGAAAATGCTGCCGTACGCAGAATTGGTTGGGGTGCTCAAGCAGTTGGAGTTGGCCTGCGCAACGGGCGATTGCGATTCGCTGCGCCGTATACTGCTGGAAATGCCCACCGACTATCAACCGCAGCAGGGAATTCGCGACGAGGTTTGGCTGGAAGAGGAGCACCATCCGTCGATACCCGACAGCAAGGTCGTGTCGCTGCATTGAGCCGGACTGATGCCGGCAAGACGTTGCAGAAAGCAAAAACGGAGGCCAAGGCCTCCGTTTTTTTGCTGCTGCAATGCTGCAGTGTGAATTTGGCGCCCTGACCTGGATTTGAACCAGGGACACACGGATTAACAGTCCGTTGCTCTACCGACTGAGCTATCAGGGCGTACCGCATAAAGCGGACGCGCATAATAATGGCTTTGGGTAGCCGACGCAACGGCTAAATTTGTCAGTGTTATCCGTGACTTGCGGTTGGCGAAGTTTCAACCAGTCTGGCTGTTCGGCGGCTGTCCTACCGCTGCTCAATGCCTGTTCAAGGACTGGCCAAAAAGCAAACGGGCAGCCATTGGCTGCCCGTTTGGAAACCGGTAGTCGGCTCTCAGCGTGCCGATTCGGCCGCCGCTTTCAGCCGCTTTACCGCTTCTTCCAGCACGCCCATCGACGTTGCGTACGACAAGCGCATATGGCCTTCGGAGCCAAAGGCAGAGCCGGGCACCAAGGCCAGGTCGTGGGCGTTGATCAGGTGTTCCGCCAGCTCCAGATCGGTCTTCAGTTTCAATGCCTTGATGAGACCGGAAACGTTCGGGAACGCGTAAAACGTCCCGTCCGACGGCAAGCAGCTGACGCCGGGGATGGCGTTCAGCGCCGCGACCAGGTAATCGTGGCGCTGCTTGAAGGCCTTGACCATCGGCACCATGCAGCTCTGGTCGCCATTCAGGGCGGCGACCGAAGCGGCTTGGGAAATGGAGCAGGGGTTCGAGGTGCTCTGGCTCTGGACGGTATCCATCGCGGTCATCAGGTTGACCGGTCCGGCGGCGTAGCCAATGCGCCAGCCAGTCATCGCGTAGGCCTTGGAGACGCCGTTGAGCACAATGGTGCGATCGTACAGTTCCGGGCAGACGTTCAGGATGTTGTGGAATTTTTCCTCGGTCCAGAGGATGTGCTCGTACATGTCGTCGGTGGCGACCATGACGTGCGGGTGGCGCAGCAGCACCTCGGCCAGTGCCCTCAGCTCGGTCGAGGAGTAGGCAATACCGGACGGGTTCGACGGGCTGTTCAGCACGACCAACCGGGTTTTGGGGGTAATGGCGCGTTCCAGCTGGGCCGCGGTGATTTTCAGGTGCTGCTCGACCGTGGTGTTCAGAATGACCGGCACGCCTTCGGCGATGATGACGATATCCGGGTAGCTGACCCAGTAGGGGGCCGGGATGATGACTTCATCACCCGGATTCAGCAGGGCCTGGCACAGGTTGAAGAAGCTTTGCTTGCCGCCTGACGAGACCAGCACTTGCTTGCGGTTGTAGCTCAAGCCATTGTCGCGCTTGAACTTCTCTATAATCGCGTCCTTCAGCTGCGGGGTGCCGCCGACTGGCGTGTATTTGGTGTCGCCACGCTTGATGGCGGCGATCGCGGCTTCCTTGATGTGTTCCGGGGTATCAAAGTCCGGTTCGCCAGTACCGAGGCCAACGATATTGCGGCCTTGCGCTTTCAGCTCGGCGGCGCGGGCGGCGACCGCCAGCGTCGGCGAAGGTTTGACATTTTGAACACGATTGGAGAGGCGGATTTCGAAAGCCGACACGATTACTGACACCACGTTGCCGAGAAAGGCTGCGATTGTACGTCATCCACTGCAGCACCAGAACAGAGCCAGCACACCATGACCCGAGATTTTCATATCGCCACGCCGTTCCAGCCGGCCGGTGATCAGCCCAACGCCATACGCGAACTGGTCGGCGGCATCCAAGCGGGACTGGCGCATCAGGTGTTGCTCGGTGTCACCGGCTCCGGCAAAACCTACACCATGGCCAACGTCATTCAGCAGCTGCAGCGGCCAGCGCTGATTATGGCGCCAAACAAGACACTGGCCGCGCAGCTGTACGGCGAATTCAAGGAGTTTTTTCCGAATA contains:
- a CDS encoding acetyltransferase, whose translation is MLTDDSLVIVGAGGHGRVVADALLCTSPSFSLFFADDNPALLGQMLLGIPVVGPVRGISPHGKRYHVAIGDNSVRRRVLDGMPSGVQVTIIHPRSVVSMHAVIGGGTFLAAGSVIAAGACVGQFTIINHCAVVDHDCRIGRFCHIAPSVTLGGGVSVGDGVFVGAGAVVLPNLVIGENAVIGAGAVVTKSVPANITVAGVPAREFMRDGK
- a CDS encoding aminotransferase class I/II-fold pyridoxal phosphate-dependent enzyme codes for the protein MIQHITVKRSDTIRDAMRRLDASAAGILLLVQDDGLFERTVTDGDLRRLLLQGHELGAFLSELPKTASFTLKENEYTKADALALMNAKTVNHVPIIDSAGNAVGLLSRKDVDEYVLLSTPHMGDAEREFVEEAFRTNWIAPLGPNVDAFERELADWVGIRHAAAVSSGTAAIHLALRLLDVGQGDIVFCSALTFVATANPIVYQGAEPVFIDSDPDSWNMSPVALESALKQARASGRLPKAVIIVNLYGQSADMDPLLSLCDQYGVPVIEDAAESLGATYKQRASGTFGRIGIFSFNGNKIITTSGGGMLVSDDESLVKKARFLATQAREPVPHYEHQTVGYNYRMSNLLAGVGRGQLKVLSDRVSARRQVFERYREALADLPAIEWMPEPAWSLSNRWLTTGTVQSRYTDVSALEFIKRLAAELIEARPVWKPMQLQPVFSGCRYFCHENESVSARLFETGFCLPSGSNMTERQQCRVIEAVRKILA
- a CDS encoding capsule assembly Wzi family protein, with product MRGGMVAILTGVATLTGFSANAGDVSLYVSLQDDYLNGRIAQMAVVSNLPTMRRPYVVSEVQHYLPRLSARYPGLAKQIADGLRRYSETGLARAEVTAALERGDATGQRLANARGEFLDSQFRASANAQYVGPGWLALSVGGLTRDNPDDTLPVESYLALGNDSIQLDVGYREHWLSPFQQSAMLLSTNARPSVSIGLSNPLPFDNWWNLHYEVFVSRLEETENIRYGDQLESGRPALLGTHLSFEPVDGWTIGLTRTMQFGGGSRKVDAGSIWDAFIDPVSNDNPTDCPEDDPNNCELGNQQAAISNRMNFSGNTPFAIYFEYAAEDTAALSNTKLGNLAVSGGFYFPFLFDGNWSFNYEFSQWQNYWYFHHIYQNGYTNDGVVMGHWGANEREFGSSAGATAQSVSIGWQTDAESRLEIAYRQIENASYAGFDYHVGKELGLRYSVMIAGFRLNLNLLAGRSVYDETFRRAEIAVQW
- a CDS encoding nucleoside-diphosphate sugar epimerase/dehydratase, which gives rise to MPYRTVVGSLLSFFFSAPRAVKRLIEIALDVVLIPLAILGAWLLRSSSQMHLDLNDPAVWATLAGTVIGTVIVFARIGLYRAVLRYLSSKVWLTVAVGVLCSALMLGFFSFITRTPMPRSVPIIYALVALLLIGSSRFLIRAIVHAHSRPIRESVVIYGAGAAGSQLATALSVGREYMPVAFVDDDPSLLHAEVQGLTVYPPSAMAELIKRYQVDRVLLAVPSLSKAQRHRILLTLEQFPVQVQTIAGMADLVSGKARIQELHDIEIDDLLGRDPVKPIEGLMARCITGRVVMVTGAGGSIGSELCRQIMACAPKELVLFERNEFALYNIEQELRKWCEKCSCPTIVHAMLGDVQERSLVGRVMKRFHVQTVYHAAAYKHVPIVELNMVQGVRNNVLGTWHTAQAAIECGVETFVLISTDKAVRSTNVMGASKRMAELCLQALADSQKKTRICMVRFGNVLGSSGSVVPLFNEQIRKGGPVTVTHPDVIRYFMTIPEAAQLVIQAGAMSKGGDVFLLDMGEPVQIAELAKRMIRLMGLTVQDDVNPDGDIAIQYTGLRPGEKLFEELLIGDNVSGTEHARIMRAEEKMLPYAELVGVLKQLELACATGDCDSLRRILLEMPTDYQPQQGIRDEVWLEEEHHPSIPDSKVVSLH
- a CDS encoding pyridoxal phosphate-dependent aminotransferase — translated: MSAFEIRLSNRVQNVKPSPTLAVAARAAELKAQGRNIVGLGTGEPDFDTPEHIKEAAIAAIKRGDTKYTPVGGTPQLKDAIIEKFKRDNGLSYNRKQVLVSSGGKQSFFNLCQALLNPGDEVIIPAPYWVSYPDIVIIAEGVPVILNTTVEQHLKITAAQLERAITPKTRLVVLNSPSNPSGIAYSSTELRALAEVLLRHPHVMVATDDMYEHILWTEEKFHNILNVCPELYDRTIVLNGVSKAYAMTGWRIGYAAGPVNLMTAMDTVQSQSTSNPCSISQAASVAALNGDQSCMVPMVKAFKQRHDYLVAALNAIPGVSCLPSDGTFYAFPNVSGLIKALKLKTDLELAEHLINAHDLALVPGSAFGSEGHMRLSYATSMGVLEEAVKRLKAAAESAR